The Vulpes vulpes isolate BD-2025 chromosome 10, VulVul3, whole genome shotgun sequence genome has a window encoding:
- the PATZ1 gene encoding POZ-, AT hook-, and zinc finger-containing protein 1 isoform X2 yields MERVNDASCGPSGCYTYQVSRHSTEMLHNLNQQRKNGGRFCDVLLRVGDESFPAHRAVLAACSEYFESVFSAQLGDGGAADGGPADVGGAAAAPGGGAGGSRELEMHTISSKVFGDILDFAYTSRIVVRLESFPELMTAAKFLLMRSVIEICQEVIKQSNVQILVPPARADIMLFRPPGTSDLGFPLDMTNGAALAANSNGIAGSMQPEEEAARAAGAAIASQASLPVLPGVDRLPMVAGPLSPQLLTSPFPNVASSAPPLTGKRGRGRPRKANLLDSMFGSPGGLREAGILPCGLCGKVFTDANRLRQHEAQHGVTSLQLGYIDLPPPRLGENGLPISEDPDGPRKRSRTRKQVACEICGKIFRDVYHLNRHKLSHSGEKPYSCPVCGLRFKRKDRMSYHVRSHDGSVGKPYICQSCGKGFSRPDHLNGHIKQVHTSERPHKCQTCNASFATRDRLRSHLACHEDKVPCQVCGKYLRAAYMADHLKKHSEGPSNFCSICNRGFSSASYLKVHVKTHHGVPLPQVSRHQEPIPNGGAAFHCARTYGNKGQKCSHQDPIESSDSYGDLSDASDLKTPEKQSTNGSFSCDMAVPKNKMESDGEKKYPCPECGSFFRSKSYLNKHIQKVHVRALGGPLGDLGPALGSPFSPQQNMSLLESFGFQIVQSAFASSLVDPEVDQQPMGPEGK; encoded by the exons aTGGAGCGGGTGAACGACGCTTCCTGCGGCCCATCGGGCTGCTACACCTACCAGGTGAGCAGGCACAGCACCGAGATGCTGCACAACCTGAACCAGCAGCGCAAAAACGGCGGGCGCTTCTGCGACGTGCTCCTGCGGGTGGGCGACGAGAGCTTCCCCGCGCACCGCGCCGTGCTGGCCGCCTGCAGCGAGTACTTTGAGTCGGTGTTCAGCGCCCAGTTGGGCGATGGCGGAGCTGCTGACGGGGGTCCCGCTGACGTGGGGGGCGCAGCGGCGGCCCCaggcggcggggctgggggcagccGGGAGCTGGAGATGCACACCATAAGCTCCAAGGTGTTCGGGGACATCCTGGACTTCGCGTACACTTCCCGCATCGTGGTTCGCCTGGAGAGCTTCCCCGAGCTCATGACGGCTGCCAAGTTCCTACTGATGAGGTCGGTCATTGAGATCTGCCAGGAAGTCATCAAACAGTCTAATGTGCAGATCCTGGTGCCCCCTGCCCGGGCAGACATCATGCTCTTTCGTCCCCCTGGGACCTCGGACTTGGGCTTCCCTTTGGACATGACCAACGGGGCAGCCTTGGCAGCCAACAGCAATGGCATCGCAGGCAGCATGCAGCCCGAGGAGGAGGCAGCCCGGGCTGCTGGTGCAGCCATTGCGAGCCAAGCCTCCCTGCCTGTGTTACCTGGGGTGGACCGCTTGCCCATGGTGGCCGGACCCCTGTCCCCCCAACTGCTGACTTCCCCGTTCCCCAATGTGGCATCCAGTGCCCCTCCCCTGACTGGCAAGCGAGGCCGGGGCCGCCCACGGAAGGCCAACCTGCTGGACTCAATGTTCGGGTCCCCAGGGGGCCTGAGGGAGGCGGGCATCCTTCCATGTGGCCTGTGTGGGAAGGTGTTCACTGATGCCAACCGGCTCCGGCAGCATGAGGCCCAGCATGGTGTCACCAGCCTCCAGCTGGGCTATATCGACCTTCCTCCACCCAGGCTGGGTGAGAATGGGCTCCCCATCTCTGAGGACCCCGACGGCCCCCGAAAGAGGAGCCGGACCAGGAAGCAGGTGGCATGTGAGATCTGCGGCAAGATCTTCCGTGACGTGTACCATCTCAATCGGCACAAGCTTTCCCACTCGGGAGAGAAGCCCTATTCTTGCCCGGTGTGTGGGCTGCGGTTCAAGAGAAAAGATCGCATGTCCTACCATGTGCGATCCCACGATGGGTCGGTGGGCAAGCCCTACATCTGCCAGAGCTGTGGGAAAGGCTTCTCCAG GCCTGATCACTTGAATGGACATATCAAGCAGGTGCACACTTCTGAGCGGCCTCACAAGTGTCAG ACCTGCAATGCTTCTTTCGCCACTCGAGACCGGCTGCGCTCCCACCTGGCTTGTCATGAAGATAAGGTGCCCTGCCAGGTGTGTGGGAAGTACTTGCGGGCAGCGTACATGGCAGACCACCTGAAGAAGCACAGTGAGGGGCCCAGCAACTTCTGCAGCATCTGTAACCGAG gtttctcctctgcctcctacTTAAAGGTCCATGTTAAAACCCACCACGGTGTTCCCcttccccaggtctccaggcacCAGGAGCCCATCCCGAATGGGGGAGCAGCGTTCCACTGCGCCAGGACCTATGGCAACAAAG GCCAGAAATGCTCACATCAGGATCCGATTGAGAGCTCCGACTCCTATGGTGACCTCTCGGACGCCAGTGACCTGAAGACGCCCGAGAAGCAGAGCACCAATGGCTCCTTCTCCTGTGACATGGCAGTCCCCAAAAACAAAATGGAGTCTGACGGGGAGAAGAAGTACCCTTGCCCCGAATGCGGGAGCTTCTTCCGCTCTAAGTCCTACTTGAACAAACACATCCAGAAGGTGCATGTCCGGGCCCTTGGGGGCCCTCTGGGGGACCTGGGTCCTGCCCTCGGCTCACCTTTCTCTCCCCAGCAGAACATGTCTCTTCTCGAGTCGTTTGGGTTTCAGATTGTCCAGTCGGCGTTTGCATCATCTTTAGTAGATCCTGAGGTTGACCAGCAGCCCATGGGGCCTGAGGGGAAGTGA
- the PATZ1 gene encoding POZ-, AT hook-, and zinc finger-containing protein 1 isoform X1, whose protein sequence is MERVNDASCGPSGCYTYQVSRHSTEMLHNLNQQRKNGGRFCDVLLRVGDESFPAHRAVLAACSEYFESVFSAQLGDGGAADGGPADVGGAAAAPGGGAGGSRELEMHTISSKVFGDILDFAYTSRIVVRLESFPELMTAAKFLLMRSVIEICQEVIKQSNVQILVPPARADIMLFRPPGTSDLGFPLDMTNGAALAANSNGIAGSMQPEEEAARAAGAAIASQASLPVLPGVDRLPMVAGPLSPQLLTSPFPNVASSAPPLTGKRGRGRPRKANLLDSMFGSPGGLREAGILPCGLCGKVFTDANRLRQHEAQHGVTSLQLGYIDLPPPRLGENGLPISEDPDGPRKRSRTRKQVACEICGKIFRDVYHLNRHKLSHSGEKPYSCPVCGLRFKRKDRMSYHVRSHDGSVGKPYICQSCGKGFSRPDHLNGHIKQVHTSERPHKCQTCNASFATRDRLRSHLACHEDKVPCQVCGKYLRAAYMADHLKKHSEGPSNFCSICNRGFSSASYLKVHVKTHHGVPLPQVSRHQEPIPNGGAAFHCARTYGNKEGQKCSHQDPIESSDSYGDLSDASDLKTPEKQSTNGSFSCDMAVPKNKMESDGEKKYPCPECGSFFRSKSYLNKHIQKVHVRALGGPLGDLGPALGSPFSPQQNMSLLESFGFQIVQSAFASSLVDPEVDQQPMGPEGK, encoded by the exons aTGGAGCGGGTGAACGACGCTTCCTGCGGCCCATCGGGCTGCTACACCTACCAGGTGAGCAGGCACAGCACCGAGATGCTGCACAACCTGAACCAGCAGCGCAAAAACGGCGGGCGCTTCTGCGACGTGCTCCTGCGGGTGGGCGACGAGAGCTTCCCCGCGCACCGCGCCGTGCTGGCCGCCTGCAGCGAGTACTTTGAGTCGGTGTTCAGCGCCCAGTTGGGCGATGGCGGAGCTGCTGACGGGGGTCCCGCTGACGTGGGGGGCGCAGCGGCGGCCCCaggcggcggggctgggggcagccGGGAGCTGGAGATGCACACCATAAGCTCCAAGGTGTTCGGGGACATCCTGGACTTCGCGTACACTTCCCGCATCGTGGTTCGCCTGGAGAGCTTCCCCGAGCTCATGACGGCTGCCAAGTTCCTACTGATGAGGTCGGTCATTGAGATCTGCCAGGAAGTCATCAAACAGTCTAATGTGCAGATCCTGGTGCCCCCTGCCCGGGCAGACATCATGCTCTTTCGTCCCCCTGGGACCTCGGACTTGGGCTTCCCTTTGGACATGACCAACGGGGCAGCCTTGGCAGCCAACAGCAATGGCATCGCAGGCAGCATGCAGCCCGAGGAGGAGGCAGCCCGGGCTGCTGGTGCAGCCATTGCGAGCCAAGCCTCCCTGCCTGTGTTACCTGGGGTGGACCGCTTGCCCATGGTGGCCGGACCCCTGTCCCCCCAACTGCTGACTTCCCCGTTCCCCAATGTGGCATCCAGTGCCCCTCCCCTGACTGGCAAGCGAGGCCGGGGCCGCCCACGGAAGGCCAACCTGCTGGACTCAATGTTCGGGTCCCCAGGGGGCCTGAGGGAGGCGGGCATCCTTCCATGTGGCCTGTGTGGGAAGGTGTTCACTGATGCCAACCGGCTCCGGCAGCATGAGGCCCAGCATGGTGTCACCAGCCTCCAGCTGGGCTATATCGACCTTCCTCCACCCAGGCTGGGTGAGAATGGGCTCCCCATCTCTGAGGACCCCGACGGCCCCCGAAAGAGGAGCCGGACCAGGAAGCAGGTGGCATGTGAGATCTGCGGCAAGATCTTCCGTGACGTGTACCATCTCAATCGGCACAAGCTTTCCCACTCGGGAGAGAAGCCCTATTCTTGCCCGGTGTGTGGGCTGCGGTTCAAGAGAAAAGATCGCATGTCCTACCATGTGCGATCCCACGATGGGTCGGTGGGCAAGCCCTACATCTGCCAGAGCTGTGGGAAAGGCTTCTCCAG GCCTGATCACTTGAATGGACATATCAAGCAGGTGCACACTTCTGAGCGGCCTCACAAGTGTCAG ACCTGCAATGCTTCTTTCGCCACTCGAGACCGGCTGCGCTCCCACCTGGCTTGTCATGAAGATAAGGTGCCCTGCCAGGTGTGTGGGAAGTACTTGCGGGCAGCGTACATGGCAGACCACCTGAAGAAGCACAGTGAGGGGCCCAGCAACTTCTGCAGCATCTGTAACCGAG gtttctcctctgcctcctacTTAAAGGTCCATGTTAAAACCCACCACGGTGTTCCCcttccccaggtctccaggcacCAGGAGCCCATCCCGAATGGGGGAGCAGCGTTCCACTGCGCCAGGACCTATGGCAACAAAG aaGGCCAGAAATGCTCACATCAGGATCCGATTGAGAGCTCCGACTCCTATGGTGACCTCTCGGACGCCAGTGACCTGAAGACGCCCGAGAAGCAGAGCACCAATGGCTCCTTCTCCTGTGACATGGCAGTCCCCAAAAACAAAATGGAGTCTGACGGGGAGAAGAAGTACCCTTGCCCCGAATGCGGGAGCTTCTTCCGCTCTAAGTCCTACTTGAACAAACACATCCAGAAGGTGCATGTCCGGGCCCTTGGGGGCCCTCTGGGGGACCTGGGTCCTGCCCTCGGCTCACCTTTCTCTCCCCAGCAGAACATGTCTCTTCTCGAGTCGTTTGGGTTTCAGATTGTCCAGTCGGCGTTTGCATCATCTTTAGTAGATCCTGAGGTTGACCAGCAGCCCATGGGGCCTGAGGGGAAGTGA
- the PATZ1 gene encoding POZ-, AT hook-, and zinc finger-containing protein 1 isoform X3 encodes MERVNDASCGPSGCYTYQVSRHSTEMLHNLNQQRKNGGRFCDVLLRVGDESFPAHRAVLAACSEYFESVFSAQLGDGGAADGGPADVGGAAAAPGGGAGGSRELEMHTISSKVFGDILDFAYTSRIVVRLESFPELMTAAKFLLMRSVIEICQEVIKQSNVQILVPPARADIMLFRPPGTSDLGFPLDMTNGAALAANSNGIAGSMQPEEEAARAAGAAIASQASLPVLPGVDRLPMVAGPLSPQLLTSPFPNVASSAPPLTGKRGRGRPRKANLLDSMFGSPGGLREAGILPCGLCGKVFTDANRLRQHEAQHGVTSLQLGYIDLPPPRLGENGLPISEDPDGPRKRSRTRKQVACEICGKIFRDVYHLNRHKLSHSGEKPYSCPVCGLRFKRKDRMSYHVRSHDGSVGKPYICQSCGKGFSRPDHLNGHIKQVHTSERPHKCQTCNASFATRDRLRSHLACHEDKVPCQVCGKYLRAAYMADHLKKHSEGPSNFCSICNREGQKCSHQDPIESSDSYGDLSDASDLKTPEKQSTNGSFSCDMAVPKNKMESDGEKKYPCPECGSFFRSKSYLNKHIQKVHVRALGGPLGDLGPALGSPFSPQQNMSLLESFGFQIVQSAFASSLVDPEVDQQPMGPEGK; translated from the exons aTGGAGCGGGTGAACGACGCTTCCTGCGGCCCATCGGGCTGCTACACCTACCAGGTGAGCAGGCACAGCACCGAGATGCTGCACAACCTGAACCAGCAGCGCAAAAACGGCGGGCGCTTCTGCGACGTGCTCCTGCGGGTGGGCGACGAGAGCTTCCCCGCGCACCGCGCCGTGCTGGCCGCCTGCAGCGAGTACTTTGAGTCGGTGTTCAGCGCCCAGTTGGGCGATGGCGGAGCTGCTGACGGGGGTCCCGCTGACGTGGGGGGCGCAGCGGCGGCCCCaggcggcggggctgggggcagccGGGAGCTGGAGATGCACACCATAAGCTCCAAGGTGTTCGGGGACATCCTGGACTTCGCGTACACTTCCCGCATCGTGGTTCGCCTGGAGAGCTTCCCCGAGCTCATGACGGCTGCCAAGTTCCTACTGATGAGGTCGGTCATTGAGATCTGCCAGGAAGTCATCAAACAGTCTAATGTGCAGATCCTGGTGCCCCCTGCCCGGGCAGACATCATGCTCTTTCGTCCCCCTGGGACCTCGGACTTGGGCTTCCCTTTGGACATGACCAACGGGGCAGCCTTGGCAGCCAACAGCAATGGCATCGCAGGCAGCATGCAGCCCGAGGAGGAGGCAGCCCGGGCTGCTGGTGCAGCCATTGCGAGCCAAGCCTCCCTGCCTGTGTTACCTGGGGTGGACCGCTTGCCCATGGTGGCCGGACCCCTGTCCCCCCAACTGCTGACTTCCCCGTTCCCCAATGTGGCATCCAGTGCCCCTCCCCTGACTGGCAAGCGAGGCCGGGGCCGCCCACGGAAGGCCAACCTGCTGGACTCAATGTTCGGGTCCCCAGGGGGCCTGAGGGAGGCGGGCATCCTTCCATGTGGCCTGTGTGGGAAGGTGTTCACTGATGCCAACCGGCTCCGGCAGCATGAGGCCCAGCATGGTGTCACCAGCCTCCAGCTGGGCTATATCGACCTTCCTCCACCCAGGCTGGGTGAGAATGGGCTCCCCATCTCTGAGGACCCCGACGGCCCCCGAAAGAGGAGCCGGACCAGGAAGCAGGTGGCATGTGAGATCTGCGGCAAGATCTTCCGTGACGTGTACCATCTCAATCGGCACAAGCTTTCCCACTCGGGAGAGAAGCCCTATTCTTGCCCGGTGTGTGGGCTGCGGTTCAAGAGAAAAGATCGCATGTCCTACCATGTGCGATCCCACGATGGGTCGGTGGGCAAGCCCTACATCTGCCAGAGCTGTGGGAAAGGCTTCTCCAG GCCTGATCACTTGAATGGACATATCAAGCAGGTGCACACTTCTGAGCGGCCTCACAAGTGTCAG ACCTGCAATGCTTCTTTCGCCACTCGAGACCGGCTGCGCTCCCACCTGGCTTGTCATGAAGATAAGGTGCCCTGCCAGGTGTGTGGGAAGTACTTGCGGGCAGCGTACATGGCAGACCACCTGAAGAAGCACAGTGAGGGGCCCAGCAACTTCTGCAGCATCTGTAACCGAG aaGGCCAGAAATGCTCACATCAGGATCCGATTGAGAGCTCCGACTCCTATGGTGACCTCTCGGACGCCAGTGACCTGAAGACGCCCGAGAAGCAGAGCACCAATGGCTCCTTCTCCTGTGACATGGCAGTCCCCAAAAACAAAATGGAGTCTGACGGGGAGAAGAAGTACCCTTGCCCCGAATGCGGGAGCTTCTTCCGCTCTAAGTCCTACTTGAACAAACACATCCAGAAGGTGCATGTCCGGGCCCTTGGGGGCCCTCTGGGGGACCTGGGTCCTGCCCTCGGCTCACCTTTCTCTCCCCAGCAGAACATGTCTCTTCTCGAGTCGTTTGGGTTTCAGATTGTCCAGTCGGCGTTTGCATCATCTTTAGTAGATCCTGAGGTTGACCAGCAGCCCATGGGGCCTGAGGGGAAGTGA
- the PATZ1 gene encoding POZ-, AT hook-, and zinc finger-containing protein 1 isoform X4 — protein MERVNDASCGPSGCYTYQVSRHSTEMLHNLNQQRKNGGRFCDVLLRVGDESFPAHRAVLAACSEYFESVFSAQLGDGGAADGGPADVGGAAAAPGGGAGGSRELEMHTISSKVFGDILDFAYTSRIVVRLESFPELMTAAKFLLMRSVIEICQEVIKQSNVQILVPPARADIMLFRPPGTSDLGFPLDMTNGAALAANSNGIAGSMQPEEEAARAAGAAIASQASLPVLPGVDRLPMVAGPLSPQLLTSPFPNVASSAPPLTGKRGRGRPRKANLLDSMFGSPGGLREAGILPCGLCGKVFTDANRLRQHEAQHGVTSLQLGYIDLPPPRLGENGLPISEDPDGPRKRSRTRKQVACEICGKIFRDVYHLNRHKLSHSGEKPYSCPVCGLRFKRKDRMSYHVRSHDGSVGKPYICQSCGKGFSRPDHLNGHIKQVHTSERPHKCQTCNASFATRDRLRSHLACHEDKVPCQVCGKYLRAAYMADHLKKHSEGPSNFCSICNRGLQAPGAHPEWGSSVPLRQDLWQQRRPEMLTSGSD, from the exons aTGGAGCGGGTGAACGACGCTTCCTGCGGCCCATCGGGCTGCTACACCTACCAGGTGAGCAGGCACAGCACCGAGATGCTGCACAACCTGAACCAGCAGCGCAAAAACGGCGGGCGCTTCTGCGACGTGCTCCTGCGGGTGGGCGACGAGAGCTTCCCCGCGCACCGCGCCGTGCTGGCCGCCTGCAGCGAGTACTTTGAGTCGGTGTTCAGCGCCCAGTTGGGCGATGGCGGAGCTGCTGACGGGGGTCCCGCTGACGTGGGGGGCGCAGCGGCGGCCCCaggcggcggggctgggggcagccGGGAGCTGGAGATGCACACCATAAGCTCCAAGGTGTTCGGGGACATCCTGGACTTCGCGTACACTTCCCGCATCGTGGTTCGCCTGGAGAGCTTCCCCGAGCTCATGACGGCTGCCAAGTTCCTACTGATGAGGTCGGTCATTGAGATCTGCCAGGAAGTCATCAAACAGTCTAATGTGCAGATCCTGGTGCCCCCTGCCCGGGCAGACATCATGCTCTTTCGTCCCCCTGGGACCTCGGACTTGGGCTTCCCTTTGGACATGACCAACGGGGCAGCCTTGGCAGCCAACAGCAATGGCATCGCAGGCAGCATGCAGCCCGAGGAGGAGGCAGCCCGGGCTGCTGGTGCAGCCATTGCGAGCCAAGCCTCCCTGCCTGTGTTACCTGGGGTGGACCGCTTGCCCATGGTGGCCGGACCCCTGTCCCCCCAACTGCTGACTTCCCCGTTCCCCAATGTGGCATCCAGTGCCCCTCCCCTGACTGGCAAGCGAGGCCGGGGCCGCCCACGGAAGGCCAACCTGCTGGACTCAATGTTCGGGTCCCCAGGGGGCCTGAGGGAGGCGGGCATCCTTCCATGTGGCCTGTGTGGGAAGGTGTTCACTGATGCCAACCGGCTCCGGCAGCATGAGGCCCAGCATGGTGTCACCAGCCTCCAGCTGGGCTATATCGACCTTCCTCCACCCAGGCTGGGTGAGAATGGGCTCCCCATCTCTGAGGACCCCGACGGCCCCCGAAAGAGGAGCCGGACCAGGAAGCAGGTGGCATGTGAGATCTGCGGCAAGATCTTCCGTGACGTGTACCATCTCAATCGGCACAAGCTTTCCCACTCGGGAGAGAAGCCCTATTCTTGCCCGGTGTGTGGGCTGCGGTTCAAGAGAAAAGATCGCATGTCCTACCATGTGCGATCCCACGATGGGTCGGTGGGCAAGCCCTACATCTGCCAGAGCTGTGGGAAAGGCTTCTCCAG GCCTGATCACTTGAATGGACATATCAAGCAGGTGCACACTTCTGAGCGGCCTCACAAGTGTCAG ACCTGCAATGCTTCTTTCGCCACTCGAGACCGGCTGCGCTCCCACCTGGCTTGTCATGAAGATAAGGTGCCCTGCCAGGTGTGTGGGAAGTACTTGCGGGCAGCGTACATGGCAGACCACCTGAAGAAGCACAGTGAGGGGCCCAGCAACTTCTGCAGCATCTGTAACCGAG gtctccaggcacCAGGAGCCCATCCCGAATGGGGGAGCAGCGTTCCACTGCGCCAGGACCTATGGCAACAAAG aaGGCCAGAAATGCTCACATCAGGATCCGATTGA
- the PATZ1 gene encoding POZ-, AT hook-, and zinc finger-containing protein 1 isoform X5, translating to MERVNDASCGPSGCYTYQVSRHSTEMLHNLNQQRKNGGRFCDVLLRVGDESFPAHRAVLAACSEYFESVFSAQLGDGGAADGGPADVGGAAAAPGGGAGGSRELEMHTISSKVFGDILDFAYTSRIVVRLESFPELMTAAKFLLMRSVIEICQEVIKQSNVQILVPPARADIMLFRPPGTSDLGFPLDMTNGAALAANSNGIAGSMQPEEEAARAAGAAIASQASLPVLPGVDRLPMVAGPLSPQLLTSPFPNVASSAPPLTGKRGRGRPRKANLLDSMFGSPGGLREAGILPCGLCGKVFTDANRLRQHEAQHGVTSLQLGYIDLPPPRLGENGLPISEDPDGPRKRSRTRKQVACEICGKIFRDVYHLNRHKLSHSGEKPYSCPVCGLRFKRKDRMSYHVRSHDGSVGKPYICQSCGKGFSRPDHLNGHIKQVHTSERPHKCQVWVGSSSGLPPLESLPSDLPSWDFAQPALWRSSHSVPDTAFSLSLKKSFPALENLGPAHSSSALFCPAPPGYLRQGWTASEGSRAFTQWPVG from the exons aTGGAGCGGGTGAACGACGCTTCCTGCGGCCCATCGGGCTGCTACACCTACCAGGTGAGCAGGCACAGCACCGAGATGCTGCACAACCTGAACCAGCAGCGCAAAAACGGCGGGCGCTTCTGCGACGTGCTCCTGCGGGTGGGCGACGAGAGCTTCCCCGCGCACCGCGCCGTGCTGGCCGCCTGCAGCGAGTACTTTGAGTCGGTGTTCAGCGCCCAGTTGGGCGATGGCGGAGCTGCTGACGGGGGTCCCGCTGACGTGGGGGGCGCAGCGGCGGCCCCaggcggcggggctgggggcagccGGGAGCTGGAGATGCACACCATAAGCTCCAAGGTGTTCGGGGACATCCTGGACTTCGCGTACACTTCCCGCATCGTGGTTCGCCTGGAGAGCTTCCCCGAGCTCATGACGGCTGCCAAGTTCCTACTGATGAGGTCGGTCATTGAGATCTGCCAGGAAGTCATCAAACAGTCTAATGTGCAGATCCTGGTGCCCCCTGCCCGGGCAGACATCATGCTCTTTCGTCCCCCTGGGACCTCGGACTTGGGCTTCCCTTTGGACATGACCAACGGGGCAGCCTTGGCAGCCAACAGCAATGGCATCGCAGGCAGCATGCAGCCCGAGGAGGAGGCAGCCCGGGCTGCTGGTGCAGCCATTGCGAGCCAAGCCTCCCTGCCTGTGTTACCTGGGGTGGACCGCTTGCCCATGGTGGCCGGACCCCTGTCCCCCCAACTGCTGACTTCCCCGTTCCCCAATGTGGCATCCAGTGCCCCTCCCCTGACTGGCAAGCGAGGCCGGGGCCGCCCACGGAAGGCCAACCTGCTGGACTCAATGTTCGGGTCCCCAGGGGGCCTGAGGGAGGCGGGCATCCTTCCATGTGGCCTGTGTGGGAAGGTGTTCACTGATGCCAACCGGCTCCGGCAGCATGAGGCCCAGCATGGTGTCACCAGCCTCCAGCTGGGCTATATCGACCTTCCTCCACCCAGGCTGGGTGAGAATGGGCTCCCCATCTCTGAGGACCCCGACGGCCCCCGAAAGAGGAGCCGGACCAGGAAGCAGGTGGCATGTGAGATCTGCGGCAAGATCTTCCGTGACGTGTACCATCTCAATCGGCACAAGCTTTCCCACTCGGGAGAGAAGCCCTATTCTTGCCCGGTGTGTGGGCTGCGGTTCAAGAGAAAAGATCGCATGTCCTACCATGTGCGATCCCACGATGGGTCGGTGGGCAAGCCCTACATCTGCCAGAGCTGTGGGAAAGGCTTCTCCAG GCCTGATCACTTGAATGGACATATCAAGCAGGTGCACACTTCTGAGCGGCCTCACAAGTGTCAG GTGTGGGTTGGGAGCAGCAGCGGCCTGCCGCCCCTGGAATCTCTTCCTAGCGACCTGCCATCATGGGACTTTGCCCAGCCTGCTTTGTGGAGGTCGTCCCATTCGGTTCCTGACACcgccttttccctttctctaaaaaaatcatTCCCAGCCCTCGAAAACCTGGGCCCAGCACACTCCAGCAGCGCTCTCTTCTGCCCAGCCCCGCCGGGATATCTGAGGCAGGGCTGGACTGCCTCAGAGGGCAGCCGGGCCTTTACCCAGTGGCCTGTAGGCTAG